The following coding sequences lie in one Pseudomonas sp. SL4(2022) genomic window:
- a CDS encoding alpha/beta hydrolase — protein sequence MKRCWLWLSCLFWLSMVNAADYPGYQRLEPFQVQSADAQRSYQVQLLVPARAAPASGFPVLYLLDGHAALAALDAQWLDELKAGTPPLLVFIGHAGEQPFNVPARTLDYTPARRDGQPMQAFNGVQGGGSAAFLALLEQRIKPQVAALQPVDPAQQSLWGHSFGGLFVLNTLFTQPASFSRYIAASPSLWWQSGLVLETERGFAGATAQLLILRGSDEGLPGNARPGVDPAQLEQRRKAMAAVPADAARQMAERLTRWPGLQVQYQEFAGLGHGPMLAASLRPALRMAAGLAQEGSDE from the coding sequence ATGAAGCGCTGCTGGTTGTGGTTGTCCTGTCTGTTCTGGCTGAGCATGGTGAACGCTGCGGATTATCCCGGTTACCAACGGCTTGAGCCGTTTCAGGTGCAGTCGGCAGATGCCCAGCGCAGCTATCAGGTGCAGCTGCTGGTACCGGCGCGTGCAGCGCCGGCCAGCGGTTTCCCAGTGCTTTATCTGCTTGATGGCCATGCCGCGCTGGCAGCGCTGGACGCGCAGTGGCTGGACGAGCTGAAGGCTGGGACGCCGCCGCTGCTGGTGTTTATCGGGCATGCCGGAGAGCAGCCCTTCAATGTGCCGGCACGCACCCTCGATTACACCCCGGCACGTCGCGATGGTCAGCCCATGCAGGCCTTCAATGGGGTGCAGGGTGGCGGGTCTGCGGCCTTTCTGGCGTTGCTGGAGCAGCGCATCAAGCCGCAGGTAGCCGCGCTGCAACCGGTTGATCCGGCGCAACAGTCCCTCTGGGGGCATTCGTTCGGCGGGCTGTTCGTGCTCAACACCCTGTTCACCCAGCCGGCCAGCTTTAGCCGCTACATCGCCGCCAGCCCGTCGCTGTGGTGGCAGTCCGGGCTGGTGCTGGAGACCGAACGCGGCTTTGCCGGGGCCACTGCCCAGCTGTTGATCCTACGCGGCAGTGACGAAGGTTTGCCCGGTAACGCTCGACCCGGTGTCGACCCGGCGCAGCTGGAGCAGCGGCGCAAGGCCATGGCCGCGGTTCCGGCCGATGCCGCGCGGCAGATGGCCGAGCGCCTGACGCGCTGGCCGGGGCTGCAGGTGCAGTATCAGGAATTTGCCGGCTTGGGCCATGGGCCGATGTTGGCCGCGTCCCTGCGGCCGGCACTGCGGATGGCGGCCGGCTTGGCGCAGGAGGGAAGCGATGAGTAA
- a CDS encoding iron transporter — protein MSKAGETIQAWPICSRVLAGLLGGYVFTYALTAALAQLLPLDRVDALLIASLLSFTVYTLAILWAFAARSVWRAWAVVPAAAPLALIGFWPHLLERLA, from the coding sequence ATGAGTAAGGCCGGAGAAACAATCCAGGCGTGGCCGATCTGTTCACGGGTGTTGGCCGGGCTGCTGGGCGGCTATGTGTTCACCTACGCATTGACCGCCGCCCTGGCGCAGCTGTTGCCGCTGGACCGGGTGGATGCGCTGCTGATTGCCAGCTTGCTGTCATTCACCGTCTACACCCTGGCGATTCTCTGGGCGTTTGCCGCGCGCAGCGTCTGGCGCGCCTGGGCGGTGGTGCCGGCCGCTGCGCCGCTGGCGCTGATTGGCTTCTGGCCACACCTACTGGAGCGCCTGGCATGA
- a CDS encoding PepSY-associated TM helix domain-containing protein, with the protein MKQTLTQSMAWLHTWGGLLFGWLLFAIFLTGSLAVFDQEIDHWMQPEIQQTSVSNAQAVEHAVAYLQRQHADASAWNISLPSERMPALQVTAGDRRSGINTYLDPQTGEPLAVRESAGGSFFFHFHYTLSLSRNPGIWIVGLAAMAMLVALVSGIIIHKKFFKEFFTFRPNKGQRSWLDAHNAGAVLLLPFHLMITYTGLSIFALIYMPAALDSLYKGDFAAFYREHIEVMEAPRQALTHPAPLTALAPLLAQAEARMGPLSGVVIEHPGRSDAHIEMRRVLGNRIALTKGHNMVFDGVTGELLAGPPELRPSVLAQRVMFGLHFAQFGGYPMRWLYFVCGVLSSAMIATGLVLFTVKRRRKYASESPLGQQLYRLVESLNVAVISGLAVACIGLLWLNRLLPQELAQRAVWEARGFFALWLLSLLHAWLRPRLQAWREQLSLAALLCLGLPLLSAVSDGQAWGDSMRLWLEVTVIALGLLLAWSVWRLRQPQVQHSERRVRHAQAQVN; encoded by the coding sequence ATGAAACAGACCCTGACTCAATCCATGGCCTGGCTGCACACCTGGGGTGGCCTGCTGTTCGGCTGGCTGTTGTTCGCCATTTTTCTCACCGGCAGCCTGGCGGTGTTCGATCAGGAGATTGATCACTGGATGCAGCCGGAGATCCAACAGACGTCGGTCAGCAATGCTCAGGCTGTTGAGCACGCCGTGGCTTATCTGCAACGCCAGCATGCCGATGCCAGCGCCTGGAACATCAGCCTGCCCAGCGAGCGCATGCCTGCCTTGCAGGTGACGGCTGGCGATCGGCGTTCGGGTATCAACACCTACCTGGACCCGCAAACGGGCGAGCCGCTGGCGGTGCGCGAGAGTGCCGGTGGCAGCTTCTTCTTTCATTTCCATTACACCCTGAGTCTGTCGCGCAATCCGGGCATCTGGATTGTCGGCCTGGCCGCCATGGCCATGCTGGTGGCGCTGGTTAGCGGCATCATCATTCACAAGAAATTCTTCAAGGAGTTCTTCACCTTTCGGCCCAACAAGGGGCAGCGCTCCTGGTTGGATGCGCACAACGCCGGGGCGGTTTTGCTGTTGCCGTTTCACCTGATGATCACCTACACAGGCCTGTCGATCTTTGCCCTGATCTACATGCCGGCGGCGCTGGACAGCCTTTACAAAGGTGATTTTGCGGCGTTCTATCGCGAGCACATCGAGGTCATGGAGGCGCCGCGTCAGGCGTTGACTCACCCGGCGCCGCTGACGGCGCTGGCCCCGCTATTGGCTCAGGCCGAAGCACGCATGGGACCGCTGAGCGGTGTGGTGATCGAGCACCCCGGCCGCAGTGATGCGCATATCGAAATGCGCCGGGTGCTGGGTAACCGCATTGCCCTGACCAAAGGCCACAACATGGTGTTTGACGGTGTCACCGGTGAGCTGCTGGCCGGACCGCCTGAGCTGCGCCCCAGTGTGCTGGCGCAACGGGTGATGTTTGGCCTGCACTTTGCGCAGTTCGGCGGCTACCCGATGCGCTGGTTGTACTTTGTCTGCGGCGTGCTCAGCAGCGCCATGATCGCCACCGGGCTGGTGCTGTTTACCGTCAAGCGGCGGCGTAAATACGCCAGTGAAAGCCCCCTGGGGCAACAGCTCTATCGCCTGGTGGAAAGCCTCAATGTGGCGGTGATCAGCGGTCTGGCCGTCGCCTGTATCGGCCTGCTGTGGCTCAACCGCCTGTTGCCACAGGAGCTGGCTCAGCGTGCCGTTTGGGAAGCGCGTGGCTTCTTTGCGCTGTGGCTGCTGAGCCTGCTGCACGCCTGGCTGCGCCCGCGCCTGCAGGCCTGGCGCGAGCAGCTGAGCCTGGCGGCGTTGCTGTGCCTGGGCTTACCGCTGCTCAGTGCAGTCAGTGACGGCCAGGCCTGGGGTGACAGCATGCGCCTGTGGCTGGAGGTGACGGTGATAGCACTGGGCCTGCTGCTGGCCTGGAGTGTCTGGCGTTTGCGTCAGCCGCAGGTGCAACACAGCGAGCGGCGGGTGCGGCATGCACAGGCGCAGGTGAATTGA
- a CDS encoding DUF3325 domain-containing protein: MMTAFLGSLLLAYSSMLALCQGLERHYKQVWGKAPTRLQRRILRGSGWLLLVASLWGCAQAWGWAMGPVGWFGMLSLSGFALALLLPYAPRLAVYAPVLGLPCWLLLYALAG; encoded by the coding sequence ATGATGACGGCATTCTTGGGCAGTTTGTTGCTGGCCTACAGCAGCATGCTGGCGCTGTGTCAGGGCCTGGAGCGGCACTACAAGCAGGTCTGGGGCAAGGCGCCGACGCGGCTGCAACGTCGCATTCTGCGTGGCAGTGGCTGGTTGCTGCTGGTGGCCAGCCTGTGGGGTTGCGCGCAAGCCTGGGGCTGGGCGATGGGCCCGGTGGGCTGGTTCGGCATGCTGTCGCTGAGCGGCTTTGCCCTGGCGCTGCTGTTGCCTTATGCACCGCGCCTGGCGGTGTACGCACCGGTGCTGGGGCTGCCGTGCTGGCTGTTGCTGTATGCCCTGGCGGGTTAA
- the cysM gene encoding cysteine synthase CysM has translation MSLHYPTIADCVGNTPLVRLQRLPGNTSNTLLLKLEGNNPAGSVKDRPALSMITRAEQRGDIQPGDVLIEATSGNTGIALAMAAAIKGYRMVLIMPDNSTAERKAAMTAYGAQLILVGGMEEARDLALQMQADGKGKVLDQFANGDNPIAHYTSTAPEIWQQTGGQITHFISSMGTTGTIMGVSRFLKEQKPEVQIVGLQPMEGSAIPGIRRWPQEYLPKIYQAERVDRIIDMSQQEAEDVMRRLAREEGIFCGVSSGGSVAAMLRLSQEVENAVMVAIICDRGDRYLSSGVYDAPSN, from the coding sequence ATGAGCCTGCATTACCCAACCATCGCCGATTGCGTCGGCAACACCCCGTTGGTGCGCCTGCAGCGCTTACCGGGTAACACCAGCAACACCCTGCTATTGAAGCTGGAAGGCAACAATCCGGCCGGTTCGGTAAAGGACCGGCCGGCGTTGTCGATGATCACCCGCGCCGAGCAGCGCGGTGACATCCAGCCCGGTGATGTGTTGATCGAAGCCACCAGCGGCAATACCGGTATTGCCTTGGCCATGGCGGCGGCGATCAAGGGGTATCGCATGGTGCTGATCATGCCCGACAACTCCACTGCGGAGCGTAAGGCGGCAATGACCGCCTACGGTGCGCAGCTGATTCTGGTGGGCGGCATGGAAGAGGCGCGCGACCTGGCCTTGCAGATGCAGGCGGATGGCAAGGGCAAGGTGCTCGATCAGTTTGCCAACGGCGATAACCCCATTGCCCACTACACCAGCACCGCCCCGGAAATCTGGCAGCAGACGGGCGGGCAGATCACCCATTTCATCAGCTCCATGGGCACCACCGGGACCATCATGGGCGTGTCGCGCTTCCTGAAAGAGCAGAAGCCCGAGGTGCAGATTGTCGGTTTGCAGCCCATGGAAGGCTCGGCCATTCCCGGTATCCGGCGTTGGCCGCAGGAGTACCTGCCGAAGATCTATCAGGCCGAGCGGGTGGACCGCATCATCGACATGAGCCAGCAGGAAGCTGAAGACGTGATGCGTCGTCTGGCGCGTGAGGAAGGCATCTTCTGCGGGGTGTCTTCCGGCGGTTCGGTGGCGGCGATGCTGCGTCTGTCCCAGGAAGTGGAGAACGCGGTGATGGTGGCGATCATCTGCGACCGGGGCGACCGTTACCTGTCCAGTGGCGTTTACGACGCCCCGAGCAACTGA
- the rlmD gene encoding 23S rRNA (uracil(1939)-C(5))-methyltransferase RlmD, producing MAKKDGGLRFQPSGGSRAPQVPVGKKQKLAIERLANDGRGIAFSEGRTWFISGALAGEQIEARVLSAHGKVVEARVERILTASAERRDEACTHAKVCGGCSLQHMPHADQLALKQRMLAEQLSRLANLEPQEWAAPLVGPELGYRRRARIAVRWDNKAKRLDVGFRAAASQDIIAISDCPVLVQPLQPILRALPQVLRELDKPQAIGHVELFSGSSSAVLIRHTAALSETDLARLQAFCTEQAAQLWLHGTAEPQPFDPAQQLSYRLDAFALDLAYRPGDFVQVNQPVNDAMVAQALDWLAPQADERVLDLFCGLGNFALPLAQRVRELIAVEGVQAMVERAALNARTNGLGNAHFFQADLSKPLVEASWAQGGFAAVLLDPPRDGALQAVKQMTALGVKRVLYVSCNPTTLARDSAELLAQGYRLERAGILDMFPQTAHVEAMALFVRQ from the coding sequence ATGGCCAAGAAAGACGGCGGTCTGCGCTTTCAACCCAGCGGTGGTTCCCGGGCGCCCCAGGTGCCAGTGGGCAAGAAGCAGAAACTGGCTATTGAGCGTTTGGCCAACGATGGCCGTGGCATCGCTTTCAGCGAAGGGCGTACCTGGTTTATCAGCGGCGCACTGGCTGGCGAGCAGATCGAAGCGCGGGTGCTGAGTGCCCATGGCAAGGTGGTCGAGGCGCGGGTCGAGCGCATTCTCACCGCCAGCGCTGAGCGGCGTGACGAGGCCTGCACACATGCCAAAGTCTGTGGCGGTTGCAGCTTGCAACATATGCCCCATGCCGATCAGCTTGCCCTGAAACAGCGCATGCTCGCCGAGCAGCTCAGCCGCTTGGCCAATCTTGAACCGCAAGAGTGGGCGGCGCCACTGGTCGGCCCTGAGCTGGGCTATCGCCGCCGCGCACGGATTGCCGTGCGCTGGGACAACAAGGCCAAGCGCCTGGATGTGGGTTTTCGTGCAGCGGCGAGCCAGGACATTATTGCCATCAGCGATTGCCCGGTGCTGGTACAACCCTTGCAGCCGATCCTGCGTGCATTACCCCAGGTGCTGCGTGAGTTGGATAAACCTCAGGCCATTGGTCATGTTGAGTTGTTCAGCGGCAGCTCCAGTGCTGTGCTGATAAGGCATACCGCCGCATTGAGCGAGACAGATCTGGCCCGGTTGCAGGCGTTCTGCACTGAGCAGGCTGCGCAGCTCTGGTTGCATGGCACGGCGGAGCCGCAGCCGTTTGATCCTGCGCAGCAACTGAGTTATCGCCTGGATGCGTTTGCTCTCGACTTGGCGTATCGACCTGGTGATTTTGTGCAGGTCAACCAGCCGGTGAATGACGCCATGGTCGCGCAGGCGCTGGATTGGCTGGCGCCGCAGGCCGATGAGCGGGTGCTGGATCTATTCTGCGGCCTGGGCAACTTCGCCTTGCCGCTGGCCCAGCGGGTGCGTGAATTGATTGCCGTGGAGGGCGTGCAGGCCATGGTGGAGCGTGCCGCGCTGAACGCCAGGACAAATGGTTTGGGCAATGCGCACTTTTTCCAGGCCGACCTGTCCAAGCCGCTGGTCGAAGCGAGCTGGGCGCAGGGCGGTTTTGCCGCGGTGCTGTTGGACCCGCCGCGGGATGGCGCGTTGCAGGCGGTCAAGCAAATGACGGCGTTGGGCGTCAAACGGGTGCTGTATGTGTCGTGCAACCCAACGACCCTGGCCCGTGACAGCGCCGAGTTGCTGGCGCAAGGCTATCGGCTGGAACGTGCCGGTATCCTCGATATGTTTCCGCAAACCGCGCACGTCGAAGCGATGGCGCTGTTTGTCAGGCAGTAG